One genomic segment of Primulina tabacum isolate GXHZ01 chromosome 9, ASM2559414v2, whole genome shotgun sequence includes these proteins:
- the LOC142504466 gene encoding uncharacterized protein At4g22758-like: MLTASHATATPPQNQHNHLFQQARFRRAGGKKTNYHGTPRSSQSSAVRQRIKPAADRKFLEPSKYVSILKRSKSEPSLLKGVGGSETEAVEKVSAEEDERVLFRPVTWVDIFTSPEISTPRFPRKCYQKDAKVVVNVTVEGSAGPIQTLVKLGSNVEETINLVIIKYNEEGRIPPLDKHSASTCQLHQSYFSLQSLSKSDLIGDTSCRSLYLRKYSCSDEHNANSEEDISNSSYQVNVELNSSGSRSIICYFIIFLPQHRENYSKNSKIL, from the exons ATGTTAACTGCATCGCACGCCACCGCCACCCCTCCGCAAAATCAACACAACCACCTCTTTCAACAAGCAA GATTCCGGCGAGCCGGAGGGAAAAAAACTAATTATCACGGCACACCCAGGTCATCTCAGTCTTCGGCAGTTCGTCAGAGGATCAAGCCTGCTGCTGATAGGAAGTTTCTGGAGCCGTCCAAGTACGTGAGTATTCTGAAGAGAAGCAAGTCGGAGCCGTCTCTGCTCAAAGGAGTTGGAGGGAGTGAGACGGAGGCCGTGGAGAAGGTGTCGGCGGAAGAGGACGAGAGAGTTCTGTTTCGGCCGGTTACATGGGTGGATATATTCACTTCACCGGAGATATCGACTCCTCGGTTTCCTCGGAAATGCTACCAG AAAGATGCTAAGGTTGTGGTGAATGTGACTGTGGAGGGAAGTGCTGGACCGATTCAGACTTTGGTGAAATTGGGATCCAACGTCGAGGAAACCATAAATCTCGTGATAATAAAGTACAACGAAGAAGGACGAATCCCTCCTCTGGATAAGCATTCGGCTTCAACTTGCCAACTGCATCAATCTTACTTTAGTCTTCAGA GTTTGAGCAAGTCGGATTTGATTGGTGACACAAGCTGCAGAAGCCTTTATCTTAGGAAATATAGCTGCAGTGATGAACATAACGCTAACAGTGAAGAAGAcatttcaaattcttcgtaTCAAGTCAACGTTGAATTGAATTCCAGTGGCAGTCGATCGATCATCTGttacttcattatttttttacCGCAACATCGAGAAAATTATTCTAAGAACTCGaagattttgtga
- the LOC142555711 gene encoding protein cornichon homolog 4-like, which yields MGDVWAWLLFFFVVVALLVMLVFQLMCLADLEFDYINPYDSASRINSVVLPEFITQGVLCVLFLVTGHWVMCFLCLPYLYYNVRLYVRRQHLVDVTEIFNLLSWEKKQRLFKLGYIILLLFTCLFWMIYNALEDDEQSL from the exons ATGGGGGATGTGTGGGCGTGGCTGCTGTTCTTCTTCGTAGTTGTTGCTCTACTCGTTATGCTCGTTTTCCAG CTCATGTGCTTGGCGGATCTAGAGTTTGATTATATCAATCCATATGACTCTGCTTCTCGAATAAACTCGGTTGTTTTACCAGAATTCATTACACAAGGAGTTTTGTGTGTCCTCTTCCTCGTAACAGGACATTGGGTTATGTGCTTTCTCTGTCTTCCATACCTCTACTACAATGTGCGATT GTATGTTCGAAGGCAGCATCTAGTAGATGTAACTGAGATCTTTAATTTGCTAAGTTGGGAAAAGAAGCAACGGCTTTTCAAGCTTGGTTACATAATACTTCTTCTCTTCACGTGTCTGTTCTG GATGATTTACAATGCATTAGAAGATGACGAGCAGTCCCTATAA
- the LOC142556667 gene encoding germin-like protein subfamily 1 member 17, which translates to MAIRFSLGFFVLTLICTLASASDPSPLQDFCVAVDDSKASVFVNGKICKNPNMVSADDFYFKGLNKPGNTSNALGSRVTPVNVNQIPGLNTLGISLVRIDYAPYGLNPPHTHPRATEILVVVEGTLYVGFMTSNPANPNQKNKLFTKKLYPGDVFVFPEGLIHFQFNTGKSNVVAFAGLSSQNPGVITIANAVFGSEPPISIDVLTKAFQVDKNVIKYLQGQFWINNN; encoded by the exons ATGGCCATTCGTTTCTCTCTTGGTTTTTTTGTATTAACTTTGATATGTACATTAGCGTCTGCATCTGATCCTAGTCCTCTTCAAGACTTTTGTGTTGCGGTTGATGATTCGAAGGCTTCTG TGTTTGTGAACGGGAAGATTTGCAAGAACCCAAATATGGTATCAGCAGATGATTTCTATTTCAAGGGTCTGAACAAGCCCGGAAACACATCAAATGCATTAGGCTCGAGGGTTACTCCGGTTAATGTAAACCAAATTCCTGGACTCAACACTTTGGGCATTTCATTGGTTCGAATTGATTATGCACCATACGGGCTCAATCCTCCTCACACGCATCCTCGTGCCACCGAAATTCTTGTCGTAGTTGAAGGAACTCTATACGTTGGGTTCATGACTTCAAACCCAGCGAATCCGAACCAAAAGAACAAGCTTTTTACCAAGAAATTGTATCCAGGAGATGTGTTTGTGTTTCCTGAAGGTCTTATTCATTTTCAGTTCAATACAGGAAAATCTAATGTCGTCGCATTTGCTGGACTAAGCAGCCAGAATCCAGGAGTCATCACCATTGCAAATGCAGTTTTTGGCTCCGAACCACCGATTTCAATCGATGTTCTTACCAAAGCATTCCAGGTTGACAAGAATGTGATAAAATATCTTCAAGGACAATTTTGGATTAATAACAACTAA
- the LOC142555712 gene encoding methylsterol monooxygenase 1-1-like, with translation MLPYTTVAEAETTLGRSLTVAESLWLSYTASKSDYYLYCHNIIFLFVIFSIFPFYYLFLEYFFKNTIEPFKIQPKVQISLQDSLNCYKSVMRMFFIVVGPLQLVSYPTIKMIGIRTSLPLPSLWEIALQLVVYFIVEDYANYWVHRLLHSKWGYDKIHKVHHEYTAPIGFAAPYAHWAEILILGIPSFLGPAMVPGHIITFWLWIALRQIEAIETHSGYDFPWTPTKYIPFYGGADYHDYHHYVGGQSQSNFASVFTYCDYIYGTDKGYRYQKKVLQQLREGPKSNSMKNGNLQDQSAQASKLD, from the exons ATGCTGCCGTACACCACCGTGGCAGAGGCGGAAACCACTCTGGGGAGATCGCTCACGGTGGCAGAATCCCTATGGCTTAGCTACACCGCCTCCAAATCCGACTACTACCTGTACTGCCACAACATCATCTTTCTCTTCGTCATTTTCTCAATCTTCCCCTTTTACTACCTATTTCTCGagtatttcttcaagaacaccATCGAGCCTTTCAAAATCCAGCCCAAAGTTCAGATTTCTCTCCAGGATTCCCTAAACTGCTACAAATCCGTCATGCGTATGTTCTTCATTGTTGTGGGTCCTCTTCAACTCGTTTCGTATCCTACCATTAAG ATGATTGGGATAAGAACAAGCTTGCCATTGCCTTCTTTGTGGGAAATTGCACTACAATTGGTGGTATATTTTATCGTCGAGGACTACGCAAACTATTGGGTCCATAGACTTCTGCATTCCAAATGGGGGTATGATAAGATTCACAAGGTGCATCATGAGTACACTGCTCCAATTGGGTTTGCGGCGCCGTATGCTCATTGGGCTGAGATTTTGATCCTCGGGATTCCCTCTTTTCTAGGACCTGCTATGGTCCCAGGTCATATTATTACCTTCTGGTTATGGATTGCTTTGAGGCAGATAGAGGCCATTGAGACTCACAGTGG GTACGACTTCCCTTGGACTCCAACAAAATATATTCCTTTTTATGGTGGTGCAGATTACCACGATTACCATCATTATGTTGGCGGGCAAAGCCAGAGTAATTTTGCATCAGTTTTTACGTATTGTGATTACATTTATGGCACTGACAAG GGATACCGTTATCAAAAGAAAGTCCTCCAGCAG TTAAGGGAAGGACCGAAAAGCAACAGCATGAAGAACGGAAATTTGCAGGACCAATCAGCTCAAGCTAGTAAACTCGATTAA